The sequence GCTGCACtcgccttccttctcctcccatccCTCCGTGCCGCGGATCAGCTTTAAACCTGGGGAGAGAGCTTTGTGGAAGGAGGGTCCCATGCGAGCGTGCTGCTGGTTCGCTGACTGATACTTCACCGGCGTTCGGAAGGACCTGAGCTTTTGTTTCCATCCCCAAGGGAGGACCAGCAAGAGCTCAGCACCCACAAACAAGTCACCTGTCTCTGGAGCGTTacccagccggcagcagctgcGGAAGCCGAGGTTTTGCGTCTCCCCTGCGACGCCGCCTCGAAACGTTTTTAGCCCTGGGAGACGAGGATGGAAGAATCTGCCGCTGTCTGCCAGAGGAGCTCTGCTTCCTGAGAGCTTGCTTTTGTTTACAGGGGTGTTGAGTTTACCCCAGATCTCTCTCGCCTTCCTAAAGGGAGGAAGGCACCGGTCATAGATGCGGAAGAGGCACTGAAAACGTGGGCAGGGACCCGCCATCTCCAGTTGTCGTATCCCCCTCCTCCTCTCAAATCTCATTATTTAAGCAACAGTAATCCCTCTGAACCCTGGAAATATTGACTAGCCAAGGTACTGTGGTTCACTCGTCCTGTGAGCCCGTATCATTTAGTGATGGTACTAGCTTTTGCACAGTAAATTCTGTAGTATATAAGACTGTAAATATTAGTATTTAGAATCCATTGGGGATTTTTTTGATGCATGTCTGAGTACCAGTggatttataggaaaaaaaaagaaaaaagtgcaaaaCGACATGTATAAAATTCGCAACCAGTGACAATGTCATTCCAAGTGCTGGAATAAAGGAGGCTTGGGGCAGCCGCACGTGGAGCTGGCTGCGGAGCGGGAAGCAGGATCCAGGCAGAGGAGCTAGCAGATACATTTCCGGGATTGTAAATGCCGACAGGGAAGGAGCCGTGCTCAGGGCCAGGCCTGCCCATCCCCTCCGCCCCGCTCCTCTCTCCTCTCGTTGTTGCCAAATGGTTTGGGGGGGCTAAGGGGGGGGCGGGCGTCCCATCTGGACAGCCCTTGGTGCTGCGCTTTGTGGTCCGTTTTTTGGGAAAAGCCTCAACAAGGCCCTGTCCCCAGTACAGCCATGCGCAGAGCCGGCAgggcacaggcagcccagcaggtaAGAGGGGGTTAGCGTTTCCCAGCCACGCAGTGTTAACCCCAATCCGTTCGGTGTGCCTTATTCAGCCCCTCTGTCCCCTCTCCGCGTCCCGCCCGGACGTCGTCCTCACCAGTGCAGCCCCAGCTGGGCCGGTTCGCATCCTCCCTTTCTGTCCCCGTTCAGTTGTTTACAGTGTGGATCATGTTTTTGAGTGTATGCTGTAGGTTTTATCGGCCCTGCAAAGGCCTTTTTCGGAACCACGTTGTGTGATCACAAGTTTTTATAGAGTTCTGTCCAACAAAAACCCTGCAGTTTTAGGGCTGTGGCTTGCAGGGAATATACGCGGGATGTTTTGCGGAGCATCCTTAACTTATTTCTCGGCAGCAGCTCCATGTTCTCCAAGGCTCTGTTTAGTCTGGGTGAATCAGAGCTGCAAGTGCTTCCTTCTGCAAACGGATTGCAAAGGCTTCGCCGGCTCCCGTCAAACGGCAGCTCCGGTTGTCCGTCTGCGGCAGGGGATGACGGCCGCCTTACTCAGCTCGCGGGATTATATCTCGCTTTCCCTGAAGGTTTAGGCGCAGGGCTCATCAGCACCCTGGCCTGCACCGTTGCCATCGAATCAGTGCTTGTAAGGCAGCGTAGCCAAAACCGCCGCGGTGGCCTGAGACGCCAGCGCCGGGGCAGCGTGGCTGCGCGGCACGCGCAGAAGGCGTCCGCTGCGTGATGGGAGCGCGGGGGACCCGCGCGCCAGCCCCCGTTAACGCTGTGCAATCCCCAGCGCGGCCGAAGCGGGGATGTTTCCGGGCTAAATCCCCGCCTCGGAGCGGGAAGGAGCGTGCTGGCTGAAAACCGGCGGGTTCCTACGGTGCCAAGGCGCCCTGCGTCCGAGCTGCGCGCTGCGCCTGGCAAAGCCTTTGCAACCCCCGAAGGCTTCGCAGCCTTCCACGCAGGAAGTgctactttttcttctttgtaaataagatttaaaaaggaaaaaaaaaaaaaaagtctgtgaaaaGGCAAATGCAATCCGCGTCCGGCGCAGAGTTTTCGGCTGGCTCGCTCCGAGCGTGTCGCTTCACCGTCGAAGGTGTGCGCTAGCGTAGGCCCTTCCTAGGAGTGTCGTGAGTGGTGATAGCACTAAAAGCAACCCggcggtttcggtccccgccgcgggcGTGGGCCAGGGCGCAGGTGTCGCcagccgcgggcagcggcgcAGAACCCGCCACCGAGCGCCGGGATCTGCCCGCAGccaccgcggggcccctgccctgctcccgcgcccgCCGTCCCACCGTGTTACGTTGTACTATATATTTACCACTAACCCCGTCCTGATGGTGGCATCTTCCTGCGAACATTTCAAACCTGTAACTTTTATATTAAAGACAAATAAATACCAATAACGAACCTGCCTAACGATCCTGTTTACGGTGCATGCAGCAGTCTGTGGATTAAAGTGACAATCGAATCCACTTCTCGAGCTGGTGTGGCCTCGTGTTTTCTGCGGTGCTCTGGCTTTTTCCTCTTCCGTTGGccctttttgcttctgttttcaccCTGCCAATCGCTTGCCTGCCGCGGTGCCAAGATGGTCTTGTGCCGGTGCACGGCCCGGGGCTCCCAGGGGGCTGTCTGCTCCTGTCGCCTTCCTCCGGGCGCCTCTTTCACGTGCCGGCCCAGGGGGGTTTCTGCTCCCCGAAGCACATGGCGGCCGGTCGGCAGCAGCTCAGCCGCTGCAGCGGCCTTGCGACAGCCCGCGGAGGGCTATAAATAATCCCTCCGGCGGCCTGGACTGCCGAGAACGCTCCCGCGCTATTTCAGGCCTGGCCCGGCTTCAAAATTCCTCTGGAAATAATCCGCATCTGCCAGCTCAGGAGGAGGATGCCCAGACGCTGAGCGAGCCGCATGCCGTGCGGATGCGCTCGTGGGGCGTCTCGCGTGCGgggctgcagctgagccagccTGGAGAGCGACGCTGCCGGCCCCGAGGCATCGCCGCCGGAGGAAACGTGGTGGCAGCCACCGGCGCCCGGACCTGGCGCCCAGCACGGTTGCTTCACCGAGTGCCTCCCTCTTGCTGGCATTTCTTGGCATTTAAATTCccccagcagcacagtgctgcaacCTTAAAGTCACTATTTGTTTTTGCAAATGTCTGCTGAGCGACTCGATAGCTCTGTCACCGTCGGGTGCGTTTGGGTGAATTGGGTGATGGTTGCTGGGAGGATCCTGCGCCTCTTTCCTGCCCCAAACACCTTTCCAGAGCTTTGTGGTTGGCACCGTTTGGCAGAAGCGGTGTTAGGCCACGGGACAGGCTGCGTTTCGAGAGCAATCTGCACGGTTATCAAATAACCCCTCCTCGCCAGAGATAGCTGCGCCCCATCCCCCGGGCAGGAAAACATCTCCGGGAAGCTTGCCGGCTCCAGGCGAGCAGCCATCCACATGCCCACTGCAGCCGGCGCCTCCCTTCCGGCAGGGATAGCTGGGCGGCAGGAGCCTGTTTTgggagttttttgggggggaagtgGGACCCATTTGCTGGGATGGGAGCCAGGCTGAGCCCGGCCCCCGGGCGCTCTGCAAGCGGGAGCGCAGGGCTGCGGCTGCTGGCACCGCcacccccagcgctgcccccacATGGGGTCCCTCTGCCCCGGGGATCCGGCCTGGCCTCCCACCCTGCTCACAGGGTGGCTGGTGCCGGCTGTTTCTGGAGGAAACCCTGGGGCGACTGATTACGGAAGAATTTGTCCTGGCTTTCGTGGCAAACAAATGGCGTGGGAAGAAGGTCCTGTGTGCATGGGAAACACAAGCTTCGGATACacctgtattttatttaaacagcagcagcaaaaaggtAGCAATAcagcatgtgtgtgtctgtgcagaaTTACTATAGAAGCAACAtatagcattttttaaatactttctcCCATTATTAATTATTGGGGGATGTTTCTGATGTGCTTGAATGCCCAGAGCAGCGAGCTGTCCTTGCAAAGCGGCCGCATGCTGTGGCCTTTCTTTACTTCTTGGCTCTTTGCTCCGTTTCCAGCCTGGATTTTGGAAGACTGTGGGTTGTTCTGCTGAGAAAGTCCTGCAAATGTCTCCTTGCGAcgtcccaggagccaggctgcTGCCCCCAGGTACCATGCGCCCCCGAAGGACAGTCCGTGGGAACGGGATCAAATATCCCAGTGCAGCAGCCCTGAGTGTCCGGGTTCGGATGTGGTGCTGCCATCGCGGCACAGCTTGCTCAGAGCAGAGCAGTCCCTGCTCAGCTTTTCGGTGACTGCAGGGGAAGGCGAGCAGCGTCGCCGCTCCCCAgcggcatcctgccccttccccgggGCGGCCGCTCCTGAGACCCGGACCCTGGCTGGCCCCGGAGCACTGGGGCCGGGCAGCCCCCACGTGCGTCTCGTAGGGCCGAGAGCGGGCTGGCAGTGGCATGTCCGGCGGTCGGGGTGGCTCCTCAGGTCGCAGACCCTGCGAGGGAGGGGATTTGTGTCCTGTCGGCTCCGGTAACGCTTTTGCTGGTGGCAGTTTCATGCTGtatcctgccccttcccagccATCCCCCGCCTGGGGTGCGCTGGGAGGAGGTGGCGGTGCCCTCGCGTCTCCGTCATAGGTAAAGGGCCACCAGGACGTAGACGATCCAGCTGAAGGAGGCGAACAACCCGAAAAGCAGGCTGAAGAGGACCAGGGACTGGGTCTTCCTGGAGGCCAGTTTTGCCTGCACCATGTCTCCTCGGCTGAGCGCAGCCCGGGTCTGGCgcggggaagagaaggagagaggttAGAAGAGCCCGGGGAGCCTGGAGCCTGGGGAATCAGGCTGATTTAAGCTGCCGGGACACACCGGATATGAGCGGGATGCGACTAAGCCGGCTGCCGGGATCCCTGTTAACGAGGTGACATGACGAGTGGCGGTGGCCGGAGccagcaagggaaggcagagCGCCTTACCTCGTGGGAGTAGACGAGCGCCACGACCCCCGTGAGcaagcagcagaagacagtcaCCAGCACCGACTCCACCATGTAGTCCTTGGGCGGGCGCTGCCggtgggcggcggcgggcggcccagCGCCCAGCTGCCCATCGTACTGCAACGCAGAGCGCGCGGCGGGTTAGTGCGGCGCCTTCCCCgagcgccccgcagccccctgctcTGGGGAGCTCCCAGCTGGATTTGCGGCCAGCCCGCGGCGTGCTCGACCTCGCGCCACTCCCCGCGGGCTGCCGGGGCGGGGAGGCTACATACGATGGTGTAGGGCAGGGGGCCCGGCGGGACGCCCTGGTGCCCGCAGGGGCCCGGCTGTGCCGGCGCCGGCTGGTAGACGACGGGCTGGAAAGGCGGGAAGAGGAGGTGGACGCTCTTGGGGTCCGGCGGTGAGTATGGTGGCGGGTCCCCCGCAAAGG comes from Apteryx mantelli isolate bAptMan1 chromosome 21, bAptMan1.hap1, whole genome shotgun sequence and encodes:
- the PRRT1B gene encoding proline rich transmembrane protein 1B — translated: MQPGPAAAPGSPEPGSSGSSRGAEGDATAGAETPGAGARRDAPKEPAAGSDAAAFAGDPPPYSPPDPKSVHLLFPPFQPVVYQPAPAQPGPCGHQGVPPGPLPYTIYDGQLGAGPPAAAHRQRPPKDYMVESVLVTVFCCLLTGVVALVYSHETRAALSRGDMVQAKLASRKTQSLVLFSLLFGLFASFSWIVYVLVALYL